In Haematobia irritans isolate KBUSLIRL chromosome 1, ASM5000362v1, whole genome shotgun sequence, a genomic segment contains:
- the LOC142221383 gene encoding uncharacterized protein LOC142221383, whose amino-acid sequence MERDGTNDFLLESIRKELVSIIEEGDSNVKENNISIRKGIPESTCGRKSNADRSNSISTTNSNSLESHGELSPSYEIVHQREYSSTAIDEDFQRMNLNLKNSYELFQSIGGHLENINFCSLKSRIKDLNLNDKTNESLKQIAKDLKNTFDQKFIDNRVNDLTKEVGIKFRKHPGEFGDIPELSEFFRACTQLQHGLETLKRHRNEIQDITRRVTHVVEKSCDRSKEIQKNREISHQK is encoded by the exons ATGGAAAGAGACGGAACAAATGATTTCTTGTTGGAGTCAATAAGGAAAGAGCTGGTATCCATTATAGAAGAGgg AGACTCAAATGTAAAGGAAAACAACATATCTATCAGGAAAGGAATACCAGAAAGTACGTGTGGACGAAAGTCTAACGCAGATAGAAGTAATTCGATTTCTACCACTAATTCGAATTCTCTAGAATCACATGGTGAACTATCTCCATCATATGAAATAGTTCATCAACGAGAATATAGTTCCACCGCTATTGATGAAGATTTTCAAAGAATGAATTTGAATCTTAAGAATAGCTACGAACTGTTTCAATCCATTGGCGGCCACttggaaaatataaatttctgtTCCTTAAAATCGCGTATTAAGGACTTGAATTTAAATGACAAAACTAACGAAAGCCTTAAACAAATAGCGAAAGATTTGAAAAACACATTTGACCAGAAATTTATTGACAACCGTGTGAATGATTTAACGAAGGAGGTGGGGATAAAGTTTCGGAAACACCCCGGAGAGTTCGGTGACATTCCAGAATTGAGCGAATTTTTCAGAGCTTGTACACAACTGCAACATGGTTTGGAAACGTTAAAGCGACATCGTAATGAGATACAAGATATTACGAGACGAGTGACCCATGTTGTAGAAAAATCCTGCGATCGAtctaaagaaattcaaaaaaataggGAAATATCTCATCAAAAATAA